ACGACAGCCTGCTCGGTCAGTGCGGCGGAGCCTCCGCTGCTGGTGCCGACGACCACCGCGACCCTGCTGCCCTCCCACTGCGCCGGGTCGAGTCCGGCGTCGGCCACCGCCTCCCGGGCGGCGAGAACGGCGAACTTGACGTACCTCCCCATCCGGAAGGACGTACGGCCGCCGATCGCGGCGTCCAGATCGATGCCGTCGACCGTGCAGGCGAAGTCGATCGCGCACCCTTCGAGCGCCGAGACGGTGCGCGCGGGCGAGACTGCGGCGCACACACCCTTCCAGGTGGATTCGGTGTCGTTGCCGACCGGGGTGATCATGCCCAGGCCGGTCACGGCGATGGCGGGCCTGTTCATCGGGCGTTGCTCATCGGTGCCTCGCCGCCCCTCAGCTCCCCGCCACCGGCCGTCGCGTCGATGAACCGCGTGATGTCGGCAAGGGTGGCGCCCTTGGGAAGCTCGTCGAAGTCGCCGTCGCCGCCCACCGTCTCCCTGATGAGGACGGCGAACTCGGCGACGGCCAGGGAGTCCATCTCCAAGCTGTCCATCGTGGAGTCCGGGCGGATCTCGGCGGCGGGCACTTTGAAGGTGTGGGTCAGGACCTCGATGATCTTGGGGTGAATCGCACTCATGAGCTACCTTTCCATCATTCGGTACGGCTTCCGGAGACGGCGGTCACACCGTCCCGACGCCGGATCAACTGGGTGGCATCACTCCAGTTACGCCTTGTGGCGAACCGATTCGTCACCGTCCTTCTCCGGCTCCGTGCACCACCGGGCCAGAACGGCCGCCGTACCCCAGAAGGCGAGCAGTACAGCACGTACTCCGAGGGCTGCGGCCGTCTCCCGCACCCAGCCCGTCCGCACGGATGTTCCCCGTCCTCCTCACGGCCCTCACCGCGGCCCCGGAGCGGTCGCCCGCTCCCCGGCCGTGTGCCAGGCGGCCGCCGGATCGTCGTACGCGTCGGCGTAATCGGCCCCCGCGATGGGCCAGTCGGCGAGCAGTTCCCGCGGCAGCGCGAAGGAGTCGGCGAGGGCGGGCAGTTGGGCGGCGACGACGGCGATCAGCTCTTCC
This sequence is a window from Streptomyces sp. NBC_01217. Protein-coding genes within it:
- a CDS encoding acyl carrier protein, producing the protein MSAIHPKIIEVLTHTFKVPAAEIRPDSTMDSLEMDSLAVAEFAVLIRETVGGDGDFDELPKGATLADITRFIDATAGGGELRGGEAPMSNAR